A region from the Nitrospirota bacterium genome encodes:
- a CDS encoding tetratricopeptide repeat protein, whose protein sequence is MKAQIKFFKNFLLLILFILAPATWMPKGAAAATPLDRQIEHLEARVAKVPQKIEWRNALARLYIQKGRETVDALYFNRAEILLKKTMAEDPKNGEAMGLQAWISLFKHDFTAAAKSAGMAVHEQPRESFYYGLLSDAYLELGDYKKAADFAQKMVNLRPDQGSYSRSAHLRFLYGDAEGAITLWKTAIRAGAPYAENTAWCEVELGDLYFNTGKIKESESAYQAALKIFPGYHRGFAGMGKIRESQGKMDDAEAFYQKAVEVVPYPAYIAALGDIETRMGKIQRAKEQFALIEHIARLDTLNQVLYNRDLALYYAEHQIDPQKAVQIAEKELDARRDIYTYDILSWVYYQNKDYTKADHAVKRALKLGTPDARILFHAGMIFLAEGKRKESKSCLEKALKLNPYFHPVYARLAEETLKSPG, encoded by the coding sequence ATGAAAGCTCAAATCAAATTTTTTAAAAATTTTCTTCTTTTGATTCTGTTCATTCTGGCCCCGGCAACATGGATGCCGAAAGGGGCGGCGGCCGCGACACCCCTCGATCGTCAGATTGAACATCTTGAGGCAAGGGTCGCAAAGGTTCCACAGAAAATTGAATGGAGAAATGCGCTTGCGCGTCTCTATATTCAGAAAGGAAGAGAAACGGTGGACGCTCTTTATTTCAATCGCGCTGAAATCCTGTTGAAAAAAACCATGGCCGAGGATCCGAAAAATGGCGAGGCTATGGGTCTTCAGGCCTGGATATCCCTTTTTAAGCATGATTTTACGGCGGCGGCGAAGTCGGCGGGCATGGCCGTTCATGAACAGCCTCGGGAGAGCTTTTATTACGGCCTCTTAAGCGACGCCTATCTTGAACTGGGAGATTATAAAAAGGCGGCCGATTTTGCCCAGAAAATGGTCAATCTACGGCCCGATCAGGGGTCCTATAGCCGCTCGGCTCATCTCCGTTTTCTTTATGGCGATGCCGAAGGCGCCATCACGCTCTGGAAAACCGCGATTCGCGCGGGGGCCCCTTATGCCGAAAACACCGCCTGGTGCGAGGTTGAATTAGGCGACCTCTATTTCAATACTGGAAAGATAAAAGAGTCAGAAAGCGCCTATCAGGCTGCTTTAAAAATTTTTCCCGGCTATCATAGAGGTTTTGCCGGGATGGGTAAAATAAGAGAAAGCCAGGGGAAGATGGATGATGCGGAGGCTTTCTATCAAAAAGCCGTAGAGGTTGTCCCCTATCCGGCCTACATCGCGGCGCTTGGGGATATCGAAACAAGAATGGGAAAGATTCAAAGAGCAAAAGAACAATTCGCTCTCATTGAACATATCGCCCGTTTAGATACCCTTAATCAGGTTTTGTATAATAGAGATCTCGCCCTCTATTACGCGGAGCACCAGATCGACCCGCAAAAAGCGGTGCAGATAGCCGAAAAAGAGCTTGATGCCCGGCGCGACATTTATACCTATGATATTCTCTCCTGGGTTTATTACCAAAATAAAGATTATACCAAAGCAGATCATGCCGTGAAGAGGGCGTTAAAACTGGGGACGCCAGACGCCCGAATTTTGTTTCATGCCGGAATGATCTTTCTGGCAGAGGGAAAGAGAAAAGAGAGTAAAAGTTGCCTGGAGAAAGCTCTAAAATTAAATCCTTACTTTCACCCTGTT
- a CDS encoding DUF4331 domain-containing protein — protein sequence MFNRIKKGILISFLTFLMASPSFGASHREAPLISLDPAADITDFYAFVSWQNPTKVVFIMNVIPMENPASGPNFFNFADDVSYEIHIDNNKNNIAENIVYQLRFKTEVRNPGDLFPLGFVAVPGTISALDGSGSEGLLLRQSYSVTETRYGQPPRDIGTGTMYAVPSNVGSRTIADYPGLAAKGIYSLSNGGRVFAGQRDDTFYIDLGGAFDTLNLRVSPILSLADDANDAANVAGSVDTLKGLNVNTIAIELPITEIQGTINGAVNKVIGAYASTSRPKVTVIRQKNTRQNSARYVQVSRMGNPLVNELIIATKDKDNWNAVYAEDERQFLDYYCNSSLATALNLVFSTSFPTTHRNDLANTLLRYTPYGTNLCGTITTEDEEPLADLLRLDMGVAPVPAADQHRLGILAHDVSGVSTPDYGAWPNGRRPNDDVTDIALRVVGGALTNPSTPGLGDGVNYNSGANGVVGTDVTANGISLNFPFLSTPFSGRP from the coding sequence ATGTTTAACAGAATTAAAAAAGGAATTTTAATTTCCTTCCTGACCTTTTTAATGGCTTCTCCCTCATTTGGGGCAAGCCACCGGGAAGCCCCGTTGATCTCACTCGATCCGGCGGCGGATATTACTGATTTCTACGCTTTTGTCAGCTGGCAAAACCCGACTAAAGTGGTGTTTATCATGAATGTCATCCCAATGGAAAATCCAGCCAGCGGGCCGAATTTCTTTAATTTCGCTGACGATGTTTCCTATGAAATTCATATCGATAACAACAAAAACAATATTGCGGAAAATATTGTCTATCAGCTCCGTTTCAAGACCGAAGTCAGAAACCCTGGCGACCTGTTTCCTCTCGGTTTCGTCGCGGTTCCCGGCACCATTTCAGCGCTGGACGGATCCGGATCTGAGGGACTTCTCCTTCGCCAGAGCTATAGCGTAACGGAAACCAGGTATGGCCAGCCGCCACGAGACATCGGCACAGGAACGATGTACGCCGTCCCCTCCAATGTGGGTTCAAGAACGATCGCCGACTATCCGGGGCTTGCGGCTAAAGGAATCTATTCTCTCAGCAATGGTGGAAGAGTCTTCGCGGGCCAGCGTGACGATACCTTCTATATCGACCTGGGAGGAGCATTCGACACCTTAAATCTGCGCGTTTCTCCCATTCTTTCCCTGGCTGATGATGCCAATGACGCGGCAAACGTCGCTGGATCAGTCGACACTTTAAAAGGATTAAATGTGAATACCATCGCGATTGAGTTGCCGATTACCGAGATTCAGGGAACGATTAACGGAGCGGTCAATAAAGTCATTGGAGCATATGCATCCACAAGCAGACCTAAAGTGACGGTCATCAGACAAAAAAATACACGGCAAAACTCCGCGAGGTATGTCCAGGTTTCCAGGATGGGAAATCCTCTTGTCAACGAACTCATTATCGCAACTAAAGATAAAGATAACTGGAACGCGGTCTATGCGGAAGATGAAAGACAATTCCTTGATTATTATTGTAATTCGTCCCTTGCCACCGCCCTGAACTTGGTCTTCAGCACCTCTTTTCCAACGACCCATCGAAATGACCTTGCCAATACCCTCCTGAGGTACACCCCCTACGGTACAAATCTCTGCGGAACAATTACTACTGAGGATGAGGAACCTCTCGCCGATCTTCTCCGCCTCGATATGGGTGTTGCTCCTGTTCCGGCTGCGGATCAGCATCGGTTAGGGATCCTCGCTCATGACGTCTCCGGCGTTTCGACTCCGGATTATGGGGCATGGCCCAACGGCCGCCGGCCGAATGACGATGTCACCGATATCGCGCTTCGGGTTGTTGGGGGAGCGCTGACCAACCCATCCACACCCGGTCTGGGTGACGGCGTGAACTATAACAGCGGAGCCAACGGAGTGGTCGGAACGGATGTGACGGCGAATGGGATTTCGCTTAATTTCCCATTTCTTTCCACCCCATTCAGCGGAAGACCATAA
- a CDS encoding cupin domain-containing protein codes for MTEVRLTQELEEQAALHALGVLEHDDRPAFAVRLQGESLPLRQAVTAYHAVTDALADSVIPVVPRAGLRERLLATVAQEAARETAQFERVANALALNAVPVAPRASLRERLLARVEGHIDVKLDPLKGLTFVKASEGIWQEMAPGISVKALFFDPVSRRATALVRIEPGTRYAPHRHVEAEELYVLEGGCFCGGRELKPGDYHRAESDTEHHDTSSDEGCLLLVISSPQNEMLR; via the coding sequence ATGACCGAGGTTCGGCTGACACAAGAATTGGAAGAGCAGGCGGCGCTCCATGCCCTCGGAGTTTTGGAGCATGACGATCGTCCGGCGTTTGCCGTTCGGCTCCAGGGGGAATCGCTTCCTCTGCGGCAGGCAGTAACGGCGTATCATGCGGTGACGGATGCCTTGGCGGATTCGGTGATCCCCGTTGTCCCACGCGCAGGACTGCGTGAACGGCTCTTGGCCACTGTGGCTCAGGAGGCAGCGCGCGAGACTGCGCAATTTGAGCGCGTGGCGAACGCACTGGCGCTGAATGCCGTGCCGGTTGCGCCTCGGGCTTCTCTCCGTGAACGGCTCTTGGCACGTGTCGAAGGACATATCGATGTAAAACTCGATCCGCTCAAAGGCTTGACCTTCGTCAAGGCTTCGGAGGGCATCTGGCAAGAGATGGCGCCAGGGATTTCGGTAAAAGCGCTCTTTTTCGATCCGGTCTCCCGTCGTGCCACCGCGCTTGTTCGTATTGAACCTGGAACCCGCTATGCTCCGCATCGTCATGTGGAGGCTGAGGAACTCTATGTGCTCGAAGGAGGCTGTTTCTGCGGGGGGCGAGAACTCAAACCCGGCGATTACCATCGTGCCGAATCCGATACTGAACATCACGATACGTCCTCAGATGAAGGCTGCCTGCTACTTGTCATTTCTTCTCCCCAAAACGAGATGTTGAGGTAG
- a CDS encoding sigma-70 family RNA polymerase sigma factor yields the protein MLLVPVETKRRVHEQEWGQLIAQTAQGDQAAFATLYDQTSPQVYGLVLKILGNREAAEEVTLDVYTQAWRQAHSYDETRGTPGAWLMTLARTRAIDRYRAGAGERGRLESLDTVEFFASDSETPEQYLAGQERRRYVQQAMTLLTAEQRQAIALAYFYGLSQSEIADKLKLPLGTVKTRMRLGMIKLREALAPYEEGLIS from the coding sequence ATGTTATTGGTGCCTGTGGAGACAAAGAGACGAGTCCATGAGCAGGAATGGGGACAACTGATCGCCCAAACTGCCCAGGGCGATCAGGCCGCGTTCGCCACGCTCTACGATCAAACCAGCCCCCAAGTCTACGGACTGGTCCTGAAGATTCTCGGCAATCGCGAAGCAGCAGAAGAAGTGACGTTGGACGTCTATACACAGGCCTGGCGTCAGGCCCATAGCTACGATGAAACGCGGGGTACGCCGGGTGCCTGGCTGATGACCCTCGCTCGTACGAGGGCGATCGATCGGTACCGTGCCGGGGCAGGCGAGCGTGGACGCCTTGAATCACTGGATACGGTCGAGTTTTTTGCGAGCGACTCCGAGACACCGGAGCAGTATCTGGCGGGGCAAGAACGCCGAAGGTATGTGCAACAGGCTATGACGTTACTCACCGCTGAACAGCGGCAAGCCATCGCCCTCGCCTATTTCTATGGGCTGAGCCAAAGCGAAATCGCGGACAAGCTGAAACTCCCTCTGGGGACTGTGAAAACAAGAATGCGATTGGGTATGATCAAGCTGCGCGAGGCGCTCGCGCCCTACGAAGAAGGACTGATCTCATGA
- a CDS encoding TetR/AcrR family transcriptional regulator, whose amino-acid sequence MKKSPKIRSRDPVKTRARILEVAFMEILKGGFQGVSIDQIVDKTQMTKGAFFHHFPTKQALGYALVDETLSEMVLDRWIRPLEKYDNPIEGIVKVLKKVIDATPDEHIPLGCPLNNLIQEMSSVDPVFRDKLRDVLELWIDGIEGYLRKAKRRGFLKKEINPRQLAEFIVMNHEGAFGMTKSLRDRRDFLIDKKGKRWLL is encoded by the coding sequence ATGAAAAAATCTCCGAAAATAAGATCAAGAGACCCGGTAAAAACCCGAGCCAGGATTCTCGAAGTTGCTTTTATGGAAATCCTCAAGGGCGGTTTTCAAGGGGTTAGCATTGATCAAATCGTCGACAAGACCCAAATGACAAAAGGGGCCTTTTTTCACCACTTTCCAACAAAACAAGCTTTAGGATACGCTCTCGTAGATGAGACTTTGAGTGAAATGGTTCTTGATCGATGGATCCGTCCACTGGAAAAATACGACAACCCTATTGAAGGCATTGTAAAGGTCCTGAAGAAAGTGATTGACGCGACTCCCGATGAGCACATTCCTCTCGGTTGTCCTTTGAACAACCTGATTCAAGAAATGTCGTCGGTTGACCCGGTATTCCGGGACAAACTCAGAGATGTTCTTGAGCTCTGGATTGATGGCATAGAAGGCTATCTTCGAAAAGCCAAACGGCGAGGATTCTTGAAGAAAGAAATCAATCCGAGGCAACTGGCAGAGTTCATTGTGATGAATCACGAGGGAGCCTTTGGTATGACCAAGAGCTTGAGGGATCGACGCGATTTTTTGATTGACAAGAAAGGCAAAAGATGGCTACTCTGA
- a CDS encoding SRPBCC family protein translates to MLKVFLIALGIVVLAFAAFVASRPGTFRYERSGLINASSEEIYPYLISFKSGSEWNPYEKIDPSMKKSYSGPETGVGSIMEFDGNSDVGSGRLEIINVIPNQQVEIKLMMLRPLKATNIVQYKLNPKDQGTLFTWTMSGDNNFLSKLVSIFINCDKMLGDQFNQGIQNLKTVVES, encoded by the coding sequence ATGCTTAAAGTATTTCTTATTGCTTTGGGAATAGTCGTTCTAGCGTTTGCAGCATTTGTGGCTTCTCGCCCTGGCACGTTTCGCTATGAAAGAAGCGGCCTGATTAATGCGAGTTCTGAAGAAATATACCCTTACTTAATTAGCTTCAAATCAGGAAGTGAGTGGAATCCGTATGAAAAAATTGATCCAAGTATGAAAAAGAGTTACTCAGGACCTGAGACGGGCGTGGGATCGATTATGGAATTTGATGGCAACAGCGATGTGGGGTCTGGGCGACTTGAAATTATCAATGTCATCCCTAACCAGCAAGTCGAGATCAAGTTGATGATGTTACGCCCGCTTAAGGCCACAAATATTGTTCAATATAAATTGAATCCAAAAGATCAAGGGACTCTGTTCACATGGACAATGTCTGGTGACAATAACTTTCTTTCCAAGTTGGTCAGTATCTTCATCAATTGCGACAAAATGCTGGGCGATCAGTTTAACCAAGGCATTCAGAATCTTAAAACCGTTGTCGAATCTTAA
- a CDS encoding GyrI-like domain-containing protein, whose product MMATKIDLAEEDKIYYTAKTKPQMVEFFEIPYLTIEGKGEPAGKMFTEAVQALYPFAYGIKSICKKSGKDFAVAKLEGLWWVKSNKPPLEVPRQEWYWKLLIRLPDFVTSEITEKARVEVMKKKKVDLLKDILFEKITEGKCIQVLHIGPYATEPGTIVEMRKMMELNNFVENGLHHEIYLSDPRFKDMLGWGFILWLIGYVLGIILFSFVPVSVVGWIIMPVGIAITLWVLLKKIKADSLQYYALLAFIWVLIAVVFDYFFIVQAFV is encoded by the coding sequence ATTATGGCTACAAAAATCGACTTAGCAGAAGAAGACAAAATTTACTATACGGCTAAAACAAAACCACAGATGGTTGAGTTTTTTGAAATTCCTTACCTTACAATAGAGGGCAAGGGTGAGCCGGCGGGAAAAATGTTTACTGAAGCAGTTCAAGCTCTATACCCATTTGCCTATGGTATAAAAAGTATATGTAAAAAATCGGGCAAAGATTTTGCCGTAGCAAAACTTGAAGGTCTTTGGTGGGTAAAATCAAATAAGCCTCCCTTAGAAGTGCCTCGGCAAGAATGGTACTGGAAATTACTTATTCGGCTCCCCGATTTTGTTACTTCAGAAATCACAGAGAAGGCAAGGGTGGAAGTCATGAAAAAGAAAAAAGTTGATTTACTTAAAGATATTCTCTTTGAGAAGATAACTGAAGGAAAATGTATTCAAGTTTTGCATATCGGTCCTTACGCCACCGAGCCGGGAACCATTGTGGAAATGAGAAAGATGATGGAATTGAATAATTTTGTCGAGAATGGCTTGCACCATGAAATTTATCTGTCCGATCCAAGATTTAAAGACATGCTTGGTTGGGGATTCATTCTCTGGCTTATTGGTTATGTTCTCGGCATAATTCTTTTTTCTTTTGTTCCGGTATCCGTGGTTGGCTGGATTATTATGCCGGTTGGCATCGCTATCACGCTTTGGGTATTACTGAAAAAAATAAAAGCAGATTCGCTTCAGTATTATGCGCTACTGGCTTTTATTTGGGTATTGATTGCTGTCGTCTTTGATTATTTTTTCATCGTTCAAGCCTTTGTATAG
- a CDS encoding DUF1761 family protein, translated as MEAGAFNYLVIISAAVASFVLGGAYVALFGKQLAKLNGSTDAETQAKQKPNPKGLIGIFLANLAMAFGLAYFIGSLGK; from the coding sequence ATGGAAGCAGGCGCTTTTAATTACCTCGTCATTATTTCCGCTGCTGTCGCGAGTTTTGTTCTTGGCGGTGCGTATGTCGCCCTTTTCGGTAAGCAATTGGCGAAACTCAACGGTTCTACCGATGCGGAAACGCAAGCAAAACAAAAACCAAACCCGAAGGGTCTCATTGGTATTTTTCTAGCAAATCTCGCTATGGCTTTTGGGCTTGCGTATTTTATCGGTTCACTCGGTAAGTAA
- a CDS encoding alpha/beta hydrolase, with amino-acid sequence MTERFNVDGAELYLLTRGQDRRAPVVLWLHGGPGGPEGPLFQYFNRDLERHFVVIYWDQRGTGRSFSPQSDPARLTIAQHIKDLDAIVDHLRQSLGRGKIVLMGHSWGATLGVLYTREHPEKVEALFAISPLVNGLAGQQKEYDFVSTEAKRRSDYRAQSRLLEIGQPPYGTVEQLLEVEDLSNKFGGVFHIQPNRTLLLLRGFFGGLVKPWELPRFFHANKVSLTVMNKELLDLDLSRSAPRIEVPVYFLLGRYDCHADATLAAEYFETLKGPYKKLIWFENSAHNIPFEEPNQFNDIVVQELRMR; translated from the coding sequence TTGACTGAACGGTTTAACGTGGACGGTGCAGAACTTTATCTTTTGACCCGCGGTCAAGATCGACGTGCACCGGTGGTGCTGTGGCTTCACGGCGGCCCAGGCGGGCCGGAAGGACCGCTCTTTCAGTACTTCAATAGGGATCTCGAACGTCACTTCGTGGTTATTTATTGGGACCAGCGTGGTACAGGTCGCTCTTTCAGTCCACAATCGGATCCAGCGCGGCTGACAATCGCTCAACACATCAAAGATCTGGATGCGATTGTCGATCACCTACGGCAGAGTCTAGGTCGAGGGAAGATCGTTCTCATGGGGCATTCTTGGGGTGCGACATTGGGGGTTCTTTACACCCGTGAACACCCGGAGAAAGTTGAAGCCCTTTTTGCCATTTCACCTCTTGTCAACGGGCTCGCTGGACAACAAAAGGAGTATGACTTCGTGAGTACAGAAGCGAAGCGCCGAAGCGACTACCGAGCGCAATCGCGTCTCCTTGAAATTGGCCAGCCACCTTATGGGACAGTGGAACAGCTGCTCGAAGTGGAGGACCTAAGCAATAAATTTGGAGGTGTGTTCCATATCCAACCAAACCGCACCTTGCTGCTGCTCCGAGGCTTTTTCGGAGGACTGGTAAAGCCGTGGGAGTTGCCGCGTTTTTTTCACGCTAACAAGGTCTCGCTGACTGTGATGAACAAAGAACTGCTCGACCTTGATTTGTCGCGTTCCGCTCCACGTATCGAAGTCCCTGTCTACTTTCTACTTGGCCGTTACGACTGCCACGCGGACGCAACCCTCGCAGCCGAATATTTTGAAACTCTCAAAGGGCCTTACAAAAAACTCATCTGGTTCGAGAATTCTGCCCACAACATTCCGTTCGAGGAGCCCAATCAATTCAACGATATTGTGGTTCAGGAGCTGCGGATGAGATGA
- a CDS encoding MotA/TolQ/ExbB proton channel family protein has product MGIQQTFLGLSAIGGVWIMYLLFGLSILSIAIIFERFFYFQANRLMPESQKIELQKGISKGKVVDTVRSLPSSFPDARMVKSALNEWPLSLEIIEQKFVAGLIIEQKQFEKRLLFLGTLGNNAPFIGLLGTVLGIIKAFYDISIAGSGGPSVVMMGIAEALITTAFGLFVAIPAVIAYNYFQRRARQIKQQMEQVALTLLIFLKKPE; this is encoded by the coding sequence ATGGGAATTCAACAAACTTTTTTAGGCCTCAGCGCCATAGGCGGGGTATGGATCATGTACCTCTTGTTTGGGCTCAGTATTTTATCGATTGCCATTATTTTTGAAAGATTTTTTTATTTTCAGGCTAACCGATTGATGCCTGAAAGCCAGAAAATCGAATTGCAAAAAGGGATTTCAAAGGGTAAAGTCGTCGATACAGTTCGCAGTCTCCCGTCGTCATTTCCGGACGCACGGATGGTCAAATCTGCGCTTAATGAATGGCCCCTCTCTCTTGAAATCATTGAACAAAAGTTCGTCGCCGGGCTGATAATTGAACAAAAACAGTTTGAAAAACGTCTTTTATTTCTGGGAACTCTGGGAAACAATGCCCCGTTTATCGGTCTGTTAGGAACGGTTCTTGGAATCATAAAAGCATTTTATGATATTTCTATCGCCGGTTCAGGAGGTCCCAGTGTGGTAATGATGGGAATTGCCGAGGCGTTGATTACCACAGCGTTTGGGCTCTTTGTCGCCATTCCGGCAGTGATTGCCTATAACTATTTTCAACGACGCGCCCGGCAGATCAAACAACAGATGGAGCAGGTTGCGCTAACCCTTTTAATCTTTTTAAAGAAACCGGAATGA
- a CDS encoding biopolymer transporter ExbD: MLRKSLIPDTEEENLLTGINIIPLVDISLVLLIIFMVTTSFLIPPILRLNLPKGQTAQAAPLSPIVITVEKDGRLFLNKQSVTEQTLALLFKEDAQKDPDMQVFIQADTRSEYGKIVTLIDLARQNGLTRFGLMMEKEKP, from the coding sequence TTGCTTAGAAAATCCCTGATTCCCGACACCGAAGAAGAAAATCTTTTGACCGGAATTAATATCATTCCATTGGTCGATATTTCATTGGTCCTATTGATTATTTTTATGGTGACAACCTCTTTTTTAATCCCTCCGATTTTGCGCCTGAACCTTCCCAAAGGCCAAACAGCTCAAGCGGCTCCACTCTCTCCTATTGTCATTACGGTCGAAAAAGACGGAAGGCTTTTTCTCAACAAACAATCTGTGACAGAGCAAACCCTTGCTCTCCTTTTTAAAGAGGATGCTCAAAAAGATCCTGACATGCAAGTGTTCATTCAGGCCGATACCCGATCAGAATATGGAAAGATTGTGACCTTGATCGATCTGGCCCGCCAGAACGGATTAACCCGCTTTGGCCTGATGATGGAGAAAGAAAAACCTTAG
- a CDS encoding TonB family protein has translation MEIVILHPDAQQLSPQVKKRPSPLVSIHRPRSVPAPAMIKKQEPPPEPKTEPVPSNPSPGPTLPESSQDSNLSETSGKLKSDQNPGGTSSLLIPQEPAYAPLFKVTRLPAVLKEVKPAYPQLAKSLQKEAAVLLEVRLSEKGEVLKVRIIRGAGNGFEEAAIEAMKQFLFEPAYVGEKQVPVIIQYSIKFKLTD, from the coding sequence GTGGAAATTGTGATACTCCATCCTGATGCTCAACAGCTATCTCCGCAGGTCAAAAAAAGACCATCCCCTCTGGTCTCCATTCATCGTCCTCGTTCAGTTCCAGCCCCTGCGATGATCAAAAAACAGGAACCTCCTCCCGAACCAAAAACTGAACCTGTTCCGTCGAACCCTTCTCCCGGCCCCACCCTGCCCGAATCCTCACAAGATTCGAATCTGTCGGAAACCTCCGGAAAATTAAAATCAGATCAAAACCCGGGCGGAACTTCCTCTTTACTAATTCCACAGGAACCGGCATATGCTCCATTATTTAAGGTGACCCGGTTGCCGGCTGTTCTAAAAGAGGTCAAACCCGCTTATCCTCAACTTGCCAAAAGCCTTCAAAAAGAGGCCGCTGTCTTGTTAGAAGTAAGGCTTTCGGAAAAAGGGGAGGTGTTAAAAGTCAGGATCATCCGGGGAGCCGGTAACGGATTTGAAGAAGCCGCCATTGAAGCGATGAAACAATTTCTGTTTGAACCCGCCTATGTGGGGGAAAAACAGGTGCCGGTGATCATTCAATATTCAATAAAGTTTAAATTAACGGATTAA